From the Entelurus aequoreus isolate RoL-2023_Sb linkage group LG24, RoL_Eaeq_v1.1, whole genome shotgun sequence genome, the window aaaccttaaaggcactgcctttgcgtgccggcccaatcacataatacctacggcttttcacacacacaagtgaatgcaatgcatacttgcacaacagccatacaggtcacactgagggtgcccgtacaaacaactttaacactgttacaaatatgcgccgcactgtgaacccacaccaaacaagagtgacaaacacatttcgggagaacatctgcaccgtaacacaacataaacacaacagaacaaatacccagaaccccttgcagcactaactcttccgggacgctacaatatacaccccccgctaccctcaacCCCGCTCCCCCcatccccgcccacctcaacctcctcatgctctctcagggagagcgtgtcccaaattccaagctgctgttttgaggcatgttaaaaaaaaataatgcactttgtgacttcaataataaatatggcagtggcatgttggcattttttttccataacttgagttgatttattttggaaaaccttgttacattgttgaatgcatccagcggggcatcacaacaaaactatgcataataatgtgttaattccacgactgtatatatcgatatcggaatctgtaattaagagttggacaatattggaatatcggatatcggcaaaaaagccattatcagacatctctagttacaatgtttgctagcaaggttcaaATGACAATGGAAGgatatgccaatgtgtttacagtggtccaagttcctctacacaacaggagcactctagtgtttgtAGGGACTTTCTGTCAGTTTTAAACTGAACATCTGGTTTTGGCCCTCAGGCTGCCAGTTGTGTTTTAGCTGCCATGAACATTTTGTGGGGGGTTATAAAGGTTAATGATGGTGGTCATGTGGTCTACAGGCCTGGCTGACCTGCTGTCGGTGTCATCCCTGAAGAGTGTGGATCTCTCCGAGTGTCTTCACATCGGGGGCACAGAGATGGTGAAGGGTTTGTCTCGCTGTGATGCTGAGCGAGCACAGCTGGAGAAGCTCCACCTCAGGAGCTGCGCTTACGTTCGGGTCCGTCCTTGTCTCATCCGTCACATTTGGGTTGGAAAAACAAACAACTATTTAATAacctccttttttttctcttcaggACGAGGCTGTTTTGGCCCTCACGCAGCTTGTAGGCAGCACCTTACGTCAGCTGGACCTGACCTCGTGTGTCAATGTGACCGATCTGTCGGTGCGTGCCATCGCCTCCTACCTGCAGGGCCTGGTAGTGCTCCGCCTGGGTGGGTGCAAGGAGGTGACAGACTGGGGTCTGCTGGGCATAGTGGAGAACACGACATGTGAGCTGGATGAAGAGAAGGTGAAGAAAACACACTGTAGTTctatcacctactcagtggcctagtggttagagcagacctgggaaaaataaggcccgggggccacatgcggcccgttgagcttttcaatatggcctgccggacattcccaaaaatttttttttagatctttaagacggaaactgtagctgccattatgatgtgcactgatgttttctaatgaccgtaagtcttcaactatacaaagtatttcaatggttggaatctgcgcttatggatgatataccagttactatggtaatctaatgagttactatggtaatctaatgagttactatggtcatctaattagttactatggtaatctacgtcacagcagctcagacgaggcaccaagcagtgtgggcgggaagcgtttccacagacgcggaaggagattttcacaacaaagttctaaagcttagtgatatataaaatacaatagaaagtactttattgatccctgggggaaattctgcaaatatcagattgtaggtgggttatttttgtacccttcgcatttcactgtttgttgcatttttgttgcgtttcacttttgattgtgaaatatgtcgatcgaaagggggtgtgatgttcatattttgtcaatattcagtgttttatcgttcatagaaaaatgtgaaattccattacgttttttaaggcggtctgtcttaacgtttttagcattcaatcagacattattgtgaggttttgtattagtgttcctaaaaatgatataccggcccccagacacattttttttctctaaaatgtggcccctgagtcaaaataattgcccaggcctgggttagagtgtccgccctgagatcggtaggtcgtgagttcaaacccgggccgagtcataccaaagactataaaaatgggaccctgcttggcactcagcatcaagggttggaattgagggttaaatcaccaaaaatgattcccgggcgcggccaccgctgctgctcactgctcccctcacctcccagggggtgaacaaggggatgggtcaaatgcagaggacaaatttcaccacacctagtgtgtgtgtgacaatcattggtactttttttatTGACAATGATTAATAGTCTATTATTATACAATGGAACCTCCATTCACAAACTCCTCTATTTGTGTCCTTTCCGGTTTACAAACGTTTATGTCGCGCCAAATATACTGTACCTGCGTGTATGAACCACGTCTCGGCGtacaaacgcttcattcattcattcattttgcataCCACTTGAAgccatgacatcacttcctgtacacataGGCACggccatttttacagtaaaaaaaatcgattattgatgtttactaatcgattttattattttccatgtccaaattgcgatgcatctaaaaatcgattacttCCCCCACCTCTAATTGATGTgaagtttttattgttttataaaaTACAGTattggccaaaagtttggacacaccttctcctaattcaatgtttattttcatgactatttacattgtagattgtcactgaaggcatcaaaactatgaatgaacacatgtggagttatgtacttaacaacaaaaggtgaaataactgaaaacatgttttatattctagtttcttcaaaatagccaccctttgctctgattactgctttgcacactcttggcattctctcgatgagcttcaagaggtagtcacctgaaatggttttcacttcacaggtgtgcttgacagAGCGCCGTGCtttgttttaagatgtgtagtgaaaccTGCTTCTTTCCCCCCACCCAAAGCCATGAGCGTGTACTACAATTGTGTTACTGTTCCAACTAGAGATGACCGATAATATCGGttgtgtctcccagtcatacttgccaaccctcccgattttcccgggagactcccgaatttcagtgcccctcccgacaatctcccggggaaactattctcccgaatttctcccgattcccactcagacaacaatattgggggcgtgccttaaaggcactgcatttgcgtgccggcccaatcacataatatctacgttttttcacacacacaagtgaatgcaaggcatacttggtcaacagccatacaggtcacactgagggtgaccgtataaacaactttaacactgttacaaatatgtgccacaccaaacaagaatgacgaacacatttcggctacccacctcaaccccgcccctccaaccccgcccacctcaacctcctcatgctctctcagagagagcatgtcccaaattccaagctgctgttttgaggcatgttaaaacaaataatgcactttgtgacttcaataataaatatggcagtgccatgttggcacttttttccataacttgagttgatttattttggaaaaccttgttacattgtttaatgcatccagcggggcatcacaacaaaattaggcataataatgtgttaattccacgacagtatatatcggtattggttgatattggaatcggtaattaagagttggacaatatcggatatcggcaaaaaagccattatcagacatctctagttacaatgtttgctagcaaggttcaaATGACAATGCAAGGATATGCCAATGTCACACTCACCCAcggacctttttatataataaaataacatctgtgaattagtatacacaacatttttgtaatatataatgaaTTAATTCAgccattattaacatactgagatgaagaatatgttattttcaataaggttgaaagtatttctcataattcttcttctttgtactttgtaagcactattatttggAACaacctggatcatatcagtacaatgtttaacttctttacttaatccattccatcatttaattccacatacagatatgctaaaggttctaagtgttgtacgtgcatacaaatgttttaaataatattttcctctaaggtatttctcctctttagttgagaagaattgttgtacattcttataGCACCAAATGAGGTCAAAGTTCCTTGGACCTGTTTACTCTTTGGCTCGTTGACCAGAGTTGTGCATTTCATGTTCTTTTCTGCGCTGAGATttgcttaaaaaatatatttgtatttgcaggtgaaatgtagtgacttttttaatccagcagatggtgctATTATGACACACTCACCCAGTATCAGTGCAGGCTCAATACAGCCATCTAGAGGTCAAATGTAGAAGACATTTCACGCCTCACTGTTGTGCATCAACAACACTTctgattttgtgtgtttgtggctTTAAGAAGGCACATTTTAAAGCTCCGTTGATGCCCTCAACAGGAGGACCACGGCCCCAGGTTCACGCGCACCTTTGGAAACATGGGTTTCTTCAAGCCCCCCCGCTTGCCTTTTGAGGATCGTCCCAAGCTGGTGACGCAGGACCACCTGGAGCGCTTCAAACAGGAGGCGGGAGCGTCGCTTTTAGCTCTCTCCAGGCTGCGGGAGCTCAACTTGTCCGCCTGCTGCAAGCTGACCGACAGCAGCATCGCTCAGGTGGTGACGTCATCACGCACGTGGCGTCAAACACGGGAGAAAAGCGGGACTCATGATTTGACGAATCCACGCAGGTGGTGCGCTACCCAGACCTCCAACATCTGTCACTGTCCATGCTGCCTGAGGTCACAGACGCCAGTTTGTGGGCCGTCGCTCGTCACTGCCGCAGCCTGACCAGCCTGGACGTCAGCCACTGTGCACACCTAAGTGACCTGGGCGTGGCACAGGCGCTCCCACACCTGCACAGACTGCAGCACCTCTACCTCGCCGCTTGCAACATCACTGACAAGTAAGTCCGCCCTTTTGTTCACGTGCGACACTTTCCCTTCTTTACCGTGTGGATGTGCAGGTCTTTGTTCCTGCTGACTCAGCACTGCAAGAGACTGAAAACTTTGGACGTGTCAAAGTGCAGCAGAGTCTCAGTGACCATGGTGGACCGTCTTCACTCTCAGATGCCCTTTTTGGAAAATGTCCAATACAGACTACATAACGGTACTGAATTCACACTCTGATTGGACCTTCACAGCAAAAGTATTTTCTGTCCTTGTGGTGGAGACCAGCTTTTATACACGCTGTGGCCCAAATATATAAAtatcatacatatacagtacaggccaaatgtctggacacaccttctcattcacaacacaactgatggtcccaaccccatttataaagcaagaaattccactaatcaaccctgataaggcacacctgtgaagtgaaaaccatttcaagtgactacctcttgaagctcatggagagaattagagtgtccgccctgagatcggtaggttggagttcaaatcccagccgagtcataccaaagactataaaaatgggacccattacctccctgcttggcactcagcatcaagggttggagttgggggttaaatcaccaaaatgattcccgggcgcggcgccgctgctgctcactgctgctcactgctgctcactgctccccaaggggatgggtcaaatgcagaggacaaatttcaccacatctagtgtgtgtgtgacaatcattggtactttaatctttaagaatgccaagagtgttcaaagcagtaatcagagcaaagggtggctattttgaagaaactagaata encodes:
- the LOC133641996 gene encoding F-box/LRR-repeat protein 14-like isoform X2 — translated: MEGSDEEDSPEAPNLPLEILVYVLGFLPTSDRKEASLVCRSWYFASQDSCFQKNVMFCFPASAASLELVRGLGRRSRCSLIISQLDGFSLSRSLLMEVGLCLGSRLDSLALPGSSVSEASLLALLPRLTSLRRLDLRGLDSLFMSGAFLSREEHRQQVEGLALEELCLQSCKELTDYSVELLLKHQPSLQRLDISGCTELTSRSVVAIARGLSSLTHLSLSRAWRITETGLADLLSVSSLKSVDLSECLHIGGTEMVKGLSRCDAERAQLEKLHLRSCAYVRDEAVLALTQLVGSTLRQLDLTSCVNVTDLSVRAIASYLQGLVVLRLGGCKEVTDWGLLGIVENTTCELDEEKEDHGPRFTRTFGNMGFFKPPRLPFEDRPKLVTQDHLERFKQEAGASLLALSRLRELNLSACCKLTDSSIAQVVRYPDLQHLSLSMLPEVTDASLWAVARHCRSLTSLDVSHCAHLSDLGVAQALPHLHRLQHLYLAACNITDKSLFLLTQHCKRLKTLDVSKCSRVSVTMVDRLHSQMPFLENVQYRLHNGTEFTL